A section of the Alkalispirochaeta americana genome encodes:
- a CDS encoding RidA family protein — translation MKHQAITTTDAPAAIGPYSQALRAGDFLYTSGQLPLDPATMTISSPDIQDQTRQALENLKALLKAGGSSLEKTVKVTVFLKDLEQFSAMNEIYQKYFGPTPPARSCVEVARLPKDAAIEIEAIALVD, via the coding sequence ATGAAACACCAGGCCATCACAACGACAGATGCTCCCGCCGCAATCGGACCCTACTCGCAAGCCCTGCGGGCGGGTGATTTTTTATACACCTCAGGGCAGCTTCCATTGGACCCCGCAACGATGACAATCTCCTCCCCCGACATTCAGGACCAGACCCGGCAGGCTCTGGAAAACCTGAAAGCTCTCCTGAAAGCAGGAGGCTCAAGCCTGGAAAAAACGGTCAAGGTTACGGTGTTCTTAAAAGATCTGGAGCAATTCAGCGCCATGAACGAGATCTATCAGAAATACTTTGGCCCTACCCCCCCTGCCCGTTCCTGCGTGGAAGTAGCCCGGCTTCCGAAGGACGCAGCAATCGAGATTGAGGCAATAGCGCTAGTGGACTAA
- a CDS encoding PilZ domain-containing protein, whose protein sequence is MEQDRRQSPRYRLRQLIHLGFGKETFIPSRGTDISTAGIGCQVDEPVDLYSRVYLMIQLGEDDSTPPIQGEGVVLRCSPREGGGYDVGIEFTEVLDFDVEKIAAFLGAAD, encoded by the coding sequence ATGGAACAAGATCGACGACAGAGCCCCCGTTATCGGCTCCGGCAATTGATACACCTTGGTTTTGGCAAAGAGACCTTTATTCCCTCCCGGGGAACGGATATCAGCACTGCGGGAATTGGTTGCCAGGTGGATGAACCTGTAGATCTTTACAGCAGGGTCTATCTGATGATTCAGCTTGGCGAAGACGACTCAACTCCGCCGATTCAGGGGGAGGGCGTTGTGCTTCGATGCAGCCCCCGCGAAGGCGGGGGCTACGATGTGGGAATCGAGTTTACCGAGGTGCTCGATTTTGATGTGGAGAAGATAGCTGCCTTCCTCGGTGCTGCTGATTAG
- a CDS encoding methyl-accepting chemotaxis protein: protein MKRRKTMTVRIVSLAGIIFLAMTALLLGVIFPGHYRETLRTIRSSLFHEIQKESYSVYGTIFAPVEILTEQYAAIINELGFEDLETLERISRTQIAARDLIVGGGYWLEYYTIPDEKFFGPFWYKEGDDILLTWEYSNEENDHTQFDWYRNDGIATNQTVVWSDLYEDAVTGVPMITATSALMQGRDKTGVVTIDIGLEELTDYFSRIEIDLISDYTLTLLSREGEAIISSDTSRTGTRPFARGPEEGQEALFEEGNALVVYAPIASTGLVIALDTPLWHLTVPVTRSLARGILLALGVLAGSILLLGFVMNRRISSPIKKTVQLLQEISLGAGDLTQRIESTSNDELSEMATHFNETLKKVQSLVVGVKTQSRVLQSTGDDLAANMEESSAAVQQASSTLQEIKAKTCDQASNVEETTSTMKEITRTISALKDRIDEQAASVTQSSSAVEEMLANISSVTANLGKNAENVNMLTQASEKGRNDLSSVAEQIRKVSKDSEGLIKISSVIGDIARQTNLLSMNAAIEAAHAGESGAGFAVVAQEIRNLAESSAKQAKMISSELKKIKESVALSVGATEEVLLQFSDIDQRIQTVSEREASIRNAMDEQSAGSQEILRAIGLLNEITSQVQSGAVEIMSGSTEVIQESQRLGDVTLEVTQGIESVALGAQEITRAVQTARELSNTTKETILALNQELEKFKVE from the coding sequence TTGAAGCGCCGCAAAACCATGACAGTTCGAATCGTCTCTCTGGCCGGTATTATATTCCTCGCCATGACCGCCCTGCTTTTGGGTGTAATCTTTCCGGGCCACTACCGGGAAACCCTCAGAACGATCCGCTCCAGTCTTTTCCACGAGATTCAAAAGGAATCCTACAGCGTCTATGGAACCATCTTCGCACCTGTGGAAATCCTCACCGAGCAGTACGCCGCGATAATTAACGAACTGGGCTTTGAAGACCTGGAAACACTGGAAAGAATCAGCCGGACCCAAATCGCCGCACGGGACCTCATCGTCGGTGGTGGCTACTGGCTCGAGTACTACACGATTCCCGACGAGAAGTTCTTTGGCCCTTTCTGGTATAAGGAGGGTGATGATATTCTCCTCACCTGGGAATACAGCAACGAAGAAAACGACCACACCCAATTTGACTGGTATCGGAACGATGGGATAGCGACCAACCAGACCGTTGTCTGGAGCGATCTCTACGAGGACGCCGTCACCGGTGTTCCCATGATTACCGCCACTTCTGCCCTGATGCAGGGGAGAGACAAGACCGGTGTAGTCACCATCGATATCGGCCTGGAAGAGCTAACCGATTACTTTTCCCGGATAGAGATAGACCTGATCTCTGATTATACCCTTACGCTACTCTCCCGGGAGGGCGAAGCCATAATCAGCAGCGACACCAGCCGCACCGGAACACGCCCCTTTGCCCGCGGCCCTGAAGAAGGGCAGGAAGCGCTCTTCGAGGAAGGAAACGCTCTGGTTGTCTACGCTCCCATCGCATCTACAGGGCTGGTTATCGCACTGGACACACCCCTGTGGCATCTCACCGTTCCGGTTACCCGGAGTCTGGCCCGGGGCATCCTTCTGGCCCTGGGAGTCCTTGCCGGATCGATACTCCTTCTGGGATTTGTCATGAACCGCCGCATATCTTCGCCCATCAAAAAGACAGTACAACTGTTGCAGGAGATATCCCTGGGAGCAGGAGACCTCACCCAACGAATAGAGAGCACCAGTAACGATGAACTGTCAGAGATGGCCACCCACTTCAACGAGACACTGAAGAAGGTACAGAGCCTGGTGGTCGGAGTAAAAACTCAGTCCCGGGTTCTGCAAAGCACCGGTGATGATCTTGCAGCCAACATGGAGGAGTCATCGGCGGCGGTCCAGCAGGCCAGCAGCACCCTCCAGGAGATCAAGGCAAAAACCTGCGACCAGGCATCCAACGTCGAGGAGACCACCTCCACGATGAAGGAAATAACCAGAACGATCTCTGCCCTGAAAGACCGAATCGATGAACAGGCCGCGAGTGTTACGCAATCATCCTCAGCGGTGGAAGAGATGCTGGCCAATATATCCTCGGTCACGGCCAATCTGGGGAAAAACGCCGAGAACGTTAATATGCTCACCCAGGCATCGGAAAAAGGCCGAAACGACCTCTCCTCTGTGGCGGAACAGATCCGAAAGGTCTCGAAAGACTCCGAGGGGCTGATCAAGATAAGCTCCGTCATCGGGGATATTGCCCGGCAAACCAACCTACTCTCCATGAACGCTGCCATCGAGGCGGCTCACGCCGGTGAATCCGGAGCAGGTTTTGCTGTAGTAGCCCAGGAGATCAGAAACTTGGCCGAATCATCGGCAAAGCAAGCAAAAATGATCTCCAGCGAACTCAAAAAGATCAAGGAATCGGTAGCCCTCAGCGTCGGGGCCACCGAGGAGGTTCTTCTTCAGTTTTCTGATATCGACCAGCGAATACAGACGGTCTCGGAACGGGAGGCAAGCATACGCAACGCCATGGACGAGCAGAGCGCAGGAAGCCAGGAAATACTCCGGGCCATTGGTCTTCTCAACGAGATCACCTCCCAGGTGCAATCAGGAGCTGTGGAAATAATGTCGGGAAGCACCGAGGTCATCCAGGAAAGCCAGCGCCTGGGAGACGTGACCCTCGAGGTCACCCAGGGAATCGAGAGCGTTGCCCTGGGAGCCCAGGAAATAACCCGGGCCGTCCAGACGGCCCGGGAGTTGAGCAATACCACCAAAGAGACCATCCTGGCGCTCAATCAGGAGCTGGAAAAGTTCAAGGTTGAGTAG